Proteins encoded by one window of Lathyrus oleraceus cultivar Zhongwan6 chromosome 1, CAAS_Psat_ZW6_1.0, whole genome shotgun sequence:
- the LOC127095516 gene encoding uncharacterized protein LOC127095516, which translates to MQDFAKEMGIKLLTSTPYYAQANAQVEAANKVIISLINKHIGKKPRNWHQTLDQALWACRTSPKEVTETTLFRLVYGHDAVLPVEIQVQTVRTQRQYKIPSEDYWSMMTDELVDIDEEIMLALDSLQRQKEKVARAYNKKVKGKVFGVDDLVWRVILPMDRNDRVLGKWSPNWEGPFKVLQAFSNNAYEVEELAPDR; encoded by the coding sequence ATGCAAGATTTTGcaaaagaaatgggaatcaaATTACTGACCTCTACCCCCTATTACGCACAGGCGAATGCCCAAGTCGAAGCTGCTAATAAGGTGATCATCAGCCTAATAAATAAACATATAGgaaagaagccaagaaattggcatcaGACGTTGGATCAAGCTTTGTGGGCGTGTCGAACGTCACCAAAAGAAGTGACTGAAACAACCCTATTTCGGCTGGTGTATGGGCATGACGCAGTATTGCCAGTAGAGATTCAGGTCCAGACGGTCAGAACCCAAAGGCAGTACaaaataccttctgaagattacTGGAGTATGATGACAGACGAATTGGTCGACATAGATGAAGAAATAATGTTAGCGTTGGACTCCCTACAAAGGCAGAAAGAGAAAGTCGCCCGAGCCTACAATAAAAAGGTGAAAGGTAAAGTGTTTGGTGTCGACGATCTGGTTTGGAGAGTGATCCTGCCTATGGAcagaaatgatagagttttgggtAAATGGTCCCCTAATTGGGAAGGACCGTTTAAGGTTTTGCAGGCCTTTTCCAACAACGCCTAcgaggtcgaagagttggcaccagataGGTGA